One Epinephelus moara isolate mb chromosome 20, YSFRI_EMoa_1.0, whole genome shotgun sequence genomic window carries:
- the c20h12orf29 gene encoding uncharacterized protein C12orf29 homolog isoform X1: protein MRRLGSVQQKIPCVFVTKVKEEPSRKRDCQQFQVVATENVNPVALEANIDCALATEKLDGTCCYVTEHKGQPHLWARLDRKPNKQAEKRFKKYQYSHGSSKVSGFTWNVEEDFKMVPETWIPAHRVKHHNGHPVPDEHGHIPGWIPVDKDNKQYCWHSSVVDPDVGAALVLRPSADDEDLLEVAAVPLTDLMEQTLELIGTNVNGNSYGLGNKKRPVHCLVSHGSIRIRNPPPVDFQQLCSWFQESPEGRVEGIVWHCNDGTLLKVHRHHLGLRWPDGETFLGDRSVVVRVDGTVDEYNNSRDLFASFSRLNGQRFSRLLDIQFDF from the exons ATGCGCCGCCTCGGCTCCGTTCAGCAGAAGAtcccgtgtgtgtttgtgacgaAAGTGAAAGAAGAACCGTCCAGAAAACGGGACTGTCAG CAATTTCAGGTCGTCGCCACAGAGAACGTGAACCCTGTTGCTCTGGAGGCGAACATCGACTGTGCGCTCGCCACAGAAAAACTCGACGGCACTTGCTGTTATGTTACAGAACATAAAG GGCAGCCTCACCTCTGGGCTCGACTCGACAGGAAACCCAACAAACAGGCGGAGAAGAGGTTCaaaaagtatcagtactctCATGGGAGCTCCAAAG TTTCAGGTTTCACATGGAACGTAGAGGAAGATTTTAAGATGGTGCCTGAGACGTGGATCCCAGCACACAGAGTCAAACATCACAACGGCCATCCAGTGCCTGATGAACACGGACACATTCCAG GCTGGATTCCCGTGGACAAGGACAACAAACAGTACTGCTGGCACTCCTCTGTGGTGGATCCTGACGTTGGGGCAGCTCTTGTTCTCAGACCCAGCGCTGATGATGAAGACTTGCTAGAAGTTGCAGCAGTCCCGTTGACTGACCTCATGGAGCAAACACTGGAGCTCATCGGAACCAACGTCAACGGAAACTCTTATG GCCTGGGGAATAAGAAGCGGCCCGTCCACTGTCTGGTGTCACATGGGAGTATACGGATCAGAAACCCTCCACCAGTGGACTTCCAGCAGCTCTGCTCCTGGTTCCAGGAGAGTCCAGAGGGACGAGTTGAGGGCATCGTCTGGCACTGCAACGACGGCACGCTCCTTAAG GTTCATCGTCATCACCTGGGACTGAGGTGGCCAGATGGGGAAACTTTCCTCGGGGACAGGTCGGTGGTCGTTCGTGTGGACGGGACGGTTGATGAATACAACAACAGTAGGGACTTGTTTGCTTCCTTCTCCAGACTGAACGGACAGCGTTTCAGCCGACTGTTGGACATCCAGTTTGACTTTTAA
- the c20h12orf29 gene encoding uncharacterized protein C12orf29 homolog isoform X3, with the protein MLRKKRNHTHRGGIHKNSLVLLGGWVRFFLVLHTNTGQPHLWARLDRKPNKQAEKRFKKYQYSHGSSKVSGFTWNVEEDFKMVPETWIPAHRVKHHNGHPVPDEHGHIPGWIPVDKDNKQYCWHSSVVDPDVGAALVLRPSADDEDLLEVAAVPLTDLMEQTLELIGTNVNGNSYGLGNKKRPVHCLVSHGSIRIRNPPPVDFQQLCSWFQESPEGRVEGIVWHCNDGTLLKVHRHHLGLRWPDGETFLGDRSVVVRVDGTVDEYNNSRDLFASFSRLNGQRFSRLLDIQFDF; encoded by the exons ATGTTGAGAAAAAAGAGGAATCACACTCACCGGGGTGGAATACACAAAAACAGTCTGGTCCTGCTTGGAGGATGGGTTCGTTTCTTTCTGGtcctccacacaaacacag GGCAGCCTCACCTCTGGGCTCGACTCGACAGGAAACCCAACAAACAGGCGGAGAAGAGGTTCaaaaagtatcagtactctCATGGGAGCTCCAAAG TTTCAGGTTTCACATGGAACGTAGAGGAAGATTTTAAGATGGTGCCTGAGACGTGGATCCCAGCACACAGAGTCAAACATCACAACGGCCATCCAGTGCCTGATGAACACGGACACATTCCAG GCTGGATTCCCGTGGACAAGGACAACAAACAGTACTGCTGGCACTCCTCTGTGGTGGATCCTGACGTTGGGGCAGCTCTTGTTCTCAGACCCAGCGCTGATGATGAAGACTTGCTAGAAGTTGCAGCAGTCCCGTTGACTGACCTCATGGAGCAAACACTGGAGCTCATCGGAACCAACGTCAACGGAAACTCTTATG GCCTGGGGAATAAGAAGCGGCCCGTCCACTGTCTGGTGTCACATGGGAGTATACGGATCAGAAACCCTCCACCAGTGGACTTCCAGCAGCTCTGCTCCTGGTTCCAGGAGAGTCCAGAGGGACGAGTTGAGGGCATCGTCTGGCACTGCAACGACGGCACGCTCCTTAAG GTTCATCGTCATCACCTGGGACTGAGGTGGCCAGATGGGGAAACTTTCCTCGGGGACAGGTCGGTGGTCGTTCGTGTGGACGGGACGGTTGATGAATACAACAACAGTAGGGACTTGTTTGCTTCCTTCTCCAGACTGAACGGACAGCGTTTCAGCCGACTGTTGGACATCCAGTTTGACTTTTAA
- the c20h12orf29 gene encoding uncharacterized protein C12orf29 homolog isoform X2, whose protein sequence is MRRLGSVQQKIPCVFVTKVKEEPSRKRDCQQFQVVATENVNPVALEANIDCALATEKLDGTCCYVTEHKGQPHLWARLDRKPNKQAEKRFKKYQYSHGSSKGFTWNVEEDFKMVPETWIPAHRVKHHNGHPVPDEHGHIPGWIPVDKDNKQYCWHSSVVDPDVGAALVLRPSADDEDLLEVAAVPLTDLMEQTLELIGTNVNGNSYGLGNKKRPVHCLVSHGSIRIRNPPPVDFQQLCSWFQESPEGRVEGIVWHCNDGTLLKVHRHHLGLRWPDGETFLGDRSVVVRVDGTVDEYNNSRDLFASFSRLNGQRFSRLLDIQFDF, encoded by the exons ATGCGCCGCCTCGGCTCCGTTCAGCAGAAGAtcccgtgtgtgtttgtgacgaAAGTGAAAGAAGAACCGTCCAGAAAACGGGACTGTCAG CAATTTCAGGTCGTCGCCACAGAGAACGTGAACCCTGTTGCTCTGGAGGCGAACATCGACTGTGCGCTCGCCACAGAAAAACTCGACGGCACTTGCTGTTATGTTACAGAACATAAAG GGCAGCCTCACCTCTGGGCTCGACTCGACAGGAAACCCAACAAACAGGCGGAGAAGAGGTTCaaaaagtatcagtactctCATGGGAGCTCCAAAG GTTTCACATGGAACGTAGAGGAAGATTTTAAGATGGTGCCTGAGACGTGGATCCCAGCACACAGAGTCAAACATCACAACGGCCATCCAGTGCCTGATGAACACGGACACATTCCAG GCTGGATTCCCGTGGACAAGGACAACAAACAGTACTGCTGGCACTCCTCTGTGGTGGATCCTGACGTTGGGGCAGCTCTTGTTCTCAGACCCAGCGCTGATGATGAAGACTTGCTAGAAGTTGCAGCAGTCCCGTTGACTGACCTCATGGAGCAAACACTGGAGCTCATCGGAACCAACGTCAACGGAAACTCTTATG GCCTGGGGAATAAGAAGCGGCCCGTCCACTGTCTGGTGTCACATGGGAGTATACGGATCAGAAACCCTCCACCAGTGGACTTCCAGCAGCTCTGCTCCTGGTTCCAGGAGAGTCCAGAGGGACGAGTTGAGGGCATCGTCTGGCACTGCAACGACGGCACGCTCCTTAAG GTTCATCGTCATCACCTGGGACTGAGGTGGCCAGATGGGGAAACTTTCCTCGGGGACAGGTCGGTGGTCGTTCGTGTGGACGGGACGGTTGATGAATACAACAACAGTAGGGACTTGTTTGCTTCCTTCTCCAGACTGAACGGACAGCGTTTCAGCCGACTGTTGGACATCCAGTTTGACTTTTAA
- the c20h12orf29 gene encoding uncharacterized protein C12orf29 homolog isoform X4 — protein MLRKKRNHTHRGGIHKNSLVLLGGWVRFFLVLHTNTGQPHLWARLDRKPNKQAEKRFKKYQYSHGSSKGFTWNVEEDFKMVPETWIPAHRVKHHNGHPVPDEHGHIPGWIPVDKDNKQYCWHSSVVDPDVGAALVLRPSADDEDLLEVAAVPLTDLMEQTLELIGTNVNGNSYGLGNKKRPVHCLVSHGSIRIRNPPPVDFQQLCSWFQESPEGRVEGIVWHCNDGTLLKVHRHHLGLRWPDGETFLGDRSVVVRVDGTVDEYNNSRDLFASFSRLNGQRFSRLLDIQFDF, from the exons ATGTTGAGAAAAAAGAGGAATCACACTCACCGGGGTGGAATACACAAAAACAGTCTGGTCCTGCTTGGAGGATGGGTTCGTTTCTTTCTGGtcctccacacaaacacag GGCAGCCTCACCTCTGGGCTCGACTCGACAGGAAACCCAACAAACAGGCGGAGAAGAGGTTCaaaaagtatcagtactctCATGGGAGCTCCAAAG GTTTCACATGGAACGTAGAGGAAGATTTTAAGATGGTGCCTGAGACGTGGATCCCAGCACACAGAGTCAAACATCACAACGGCCATCCAGTGCCTGATGAACACGGACACATTCCAG GCTGGATTCCCGTGGACAAGGACAACAAACAGTACTGCTGGCACTCCTCTGTGGTGGATCCTGACGTTGGGGCAGCTCTTGTTCTCAGACCCAGCGCTGATGATGAAGACTTGCTAGAAGTTGCAGCAGTCCCGTTGACTGACCTCATGGAGCAAACACTGGAGCTCATCGGAACCAACGTCAACGGAAACTCTTATG GCCTGGGGAATAAGAAGCGGCCCGTCCACTGTCTGGTGTCACATGGGAGTATACGGATCAGAAACCCTCCACCAGTGGACTTCCAGCAGCTCTGCTCCTGGTTCCAGGAGAGTCCAGAGGGACGAGTTGAGGGCATCGTCTGGCACTGCAACGACGGCACGCTCCTTAAG GTTCATCGTCATCACCTGGGACTGAGGTGGCCAGATGGGGAAACTTTCCTCGGGGACAGGTCGGTGGTCGTTCGTGTGGACGGGACGGTTGATGAATACAACAACAGTAGGGACTTGTTTGCTTCCTTCTCCAGACTGAACGGACAGCGTTTCAGCCGACTGTTGGACATCCAGTTTGACTTTTAA
- the lyve1b gene encoding lymphatic vessel endothelial hyaluronic receptor 1b encodes MNFIENMVRFSFLTQVLFLSFAAFLLASDSSLMKVPQSHRAAGVFMLIEGGEYTFNFTAARAACLFLNVTMATRAQMERAVQRGLETCKFGWIAKQIAVVPRITSDKNCGQGKTGVVTWFAGPERKFGVFCFNVSEETPNTSTAGPQSSTTLTSPTPTSTPAAPPLTSTTTSPPSVTPAASEQTTLTPALLTETTQSAETSSTSTTLSPVSTHVPAFVSHLITSKPTVTVTLVGSASARSSSSSVSSESVTPRPTGSRNPPLGDVPTALIVLGIILLLLAAAGVVWYYKLNIFTLWSPAQLKDDTETEMWKHTDSEMDLHEEEEEESDRKYSSDITLCVNPDIKTNSSEGSF; translated from the exons ATGAATTTTATAGAAAACATGGTGAGATTTAGTTTTTTAACTCAGgtcttatttttgtcttttgcagCCTTCCTGTTGGCGTCTGACTCCAGTCTGATGAAAG TCCCTCAGAGTCACAGAGCCGCTGGAGTCTTTATGCTCATCGAAGGAGGAGAATACACCTTTAACTTCACCGCTGCCAGAGCTGCCTGCCTATTTCTGAACGTCACCATGGCGACCAGGGCTCAGATGGAGCGAGCGGTGCAGCGTGGACTGGAGACGTGCAA ATTTGGCTGGATAGCCAAACAGATCGCAGTCGTCCCACGAATCACTTCTGACAAAAACTGCGGACAGGGCAAAACCGGGGTGGTGACGTGGTTCGCAGGGCCAGAACGGAAGTTTGGTGTCTTCTGCTTCAACGTGTCAG AGGAAACACCAAACACATCGACAGCCGGCCCTCAGAGCTCCACCACGCTGACATCACCGACCCCAACCTCCACACCTGCCGCACCTCCGCTCACATCAACGACCACGTCTCCACCTTCAGTGACACCTGCAGCCTCTGAGCAGACGACTTTAACTCCAGCTCTCCTCACTGAGACAACACAGTCAGCTGAgacttcctccacctccaccaccctGAGTCCTGTCTCCACCCATGTTCCTGCTTTTGTTTCCCACCTTATCACCTCTAAACCCACTGTCACCGTCACTTTGGTCGGCTCTGCTTCTGCTCGTTCCTCTAgttcctctgtttcctctgagTCAGTGACGCCGCGGCCGACAGGTTCAAGAAACCCTCCTCTGGGAG aCGTACCGACGGCGCTCATCGTTCTTGGCATCATCCTCCTGCTCCTGGCAGCAGCGGGCGTCGTGTGGTACTACAAGCT GAATATTTTCACCCTCTGGTCTCCGGCGCAGCTGAAAGacgacacagagacagagatgtggAAGCACACCGACAGTGAGATGGACCTGCacgaagaggaagaagaagaatcagaCAGGAAGTACTCCAGTGACatcacactgtgtgtgaatCCAGACATCAAGACAAACTCCTCAGAGGGGAGTTTCTGA